A window of the Arenibacter algicola genome harbors these coding sequences:
- a CDS encoding ThuA domain-containing protein encodes MKSERTHIVSTIFLWLIFLSTFQLFAQEHFDVDHQKKMHERNAMGEGTTLKVLLFSGTGWFRHPDIPIVNGWIVRLGAEHNMQIDVSETGNDISKEKLSYYDVLLFNNANVLDKVFNEDQRNAIEEWYKDGGAIVGLHALLVHQENWPWIMELGGCDFNSDSEFLKAKVVVDSKAMDHPAVKGMGKEFWYEADWTNHTQSVTGMPGVQVLLRVDESTYEPVREYFKTRGGVAMGKDHPIAWTRVWGGGRFFYTELGHDIRSLNTDFGRQHLIEGIKWAVKKE; translated from the coding sequence ATGAAAAGCGAAAGAACCCATATTGTTTCAACCATCTTTTTATGGTTAATCTTTTTGTCAACCTTTCAATTGTTTGCGCAAGAGCATTTTGATGTTGACCATCAAAAGAAAATGCATGAACGCAATGCCATGGGAGAGGGAACAACATTAAAGGTTTTACTTTTTTCTGGTACAGGTTGGTTCCGTCATCCTGACATTCCCATTGTAAATGGGTGGATCGTAAGGCTCGGTGCCGAACACAATATGCAGATAGATGTAAGTGAAACTGGAAATGATATATCCAAGGAAAAGCTGAGCTATTATGATGTATTGCTGTTTAACAATGCAAATGTACTGGACAAAGTTTTCAATGAAGATCAACGCAATGCCATAGAGGAATGGTATAAAGACGGAGGAGCAATTGTTGGTTTACATGCATTGTTGGTGCATCAGGAAAATTGGCCCTGGATAATGGAATTGGGCGGTTGTGATTTTAATAGTGATTCTGAATTCCTAAAAGCGAAAGTGGTGGTCGATTCAAAAGCTATGGATCATCCTGCAGTTAAGGGGATGGGCAAAGAGTTTTGGTACGAGGCGGATTGGACCAACCATACCCAGTCTGTTACCGGTATGCCGGGTGTTCAGGTGTTACTCCGGGTAGACGAGTCAACTTACGAACCAGTTAGGGAGTACTTCAAGACTAGAGGAGGCGTGGCCATGGGAAAAGATCATCCTATAGCATGGACCAGGGTTTGGGGCGGAGGAAGATTTTTCTATACTGAGTTGGGGCACGATATACGTTCATTAAATACTGATTTTGGACGTCAGCATCTTATAGAAGGAATAAAATGGGCAGTGAAAAAAGAGTGA
- a CDS encoding sulfatase family protein, translating to MFKINHSIILNTCAILFCTITIISCQTTPKEELPPNIVWITSEDNSKHYLKLFDENGIATPNIESLAEHGLIFNRAFSNAPVCSVARSAIISGCYGPRIGAQFHRKIATVPMPDSLKMFPAYLREAGYYTTNNSKEDYNIYKTEGVWDESSKKASWRNRGENQPFFHVFNIGVSHESSMHFSAEDMETNTPETDQNSFEIQPNHPNTDLFKYTNALYRDKIREMDRQVGEIIKELKEDGRLDDTFIFYYGDHGGVLPGSKGYLYETGLHVPMVVHVPEKYKHLVNSPVGSSVNGFVSFIDLAPTVLNLAGIDIPKEIDGKAFLGKDINAEELNSRDETYSYADRFDEKYDMVRAVRKGKYKYIRNYQPFNFDGLMNNYRYKQLAYQEWQSLYDKGELNEIQSAFFENRSPEMLFDIDTDPYETKNLANDPEHKATLLDLRNRLNTWLKGMPDLSFYPEHHLIGEAFNNPVAFGQKHKKEIEKYMEIADLGLLNFREAENSLTQALDSSDPWERYWAIIVCSTFGERAIGMEATIKEISTIDSELINKVRAAEFLGIVKKLDPSLVMTNALYASEKPSEALLILNSIVLMTSSNYNYNFDIERDKMSKVVTEDPEVMRRLEFLIVQ from the coding sequence ATGTTTAAAATTAATCATAGCATAATTCTCAACACTTGTGCAATCCTTTTTTGCACCATCACTATCATAAGTTGCCAAACAACACCGAAAGAGGAGCTGCCCCCCAATATTGTATGGATCACTTCTGAGGATAATTCCAAACACTATCTAAAGCTTTTTGACGAGAATGGTATTGCCACCCCGAATATTGAATCCTTGGCAGAACATGGCCTGATATTTAATCGTGCATTTTCCAATGCCCCGGTCTGCAGTGTTGCTCGGTCCGCGATTATATCCGGTTGCTACGGACCGCGTATAGGAGCTCAATTTCATAGAAAGATCGCTACTGTCCCCATGCCCGATTCACTAAAAATGTTTCCTGCCTATCTAAGGGAGGCAGGTTATTACACTACCAATAATAGCAAGGAAGATTATAATATATACAAAACCGAAGGAGTTTGGGACGAGTCTTCAAAGAAGGCAAGTTGGAGAAACAGGGGTGAAAATCAACCTTTTTTCCATGTTTTTAATATTGGGGTCTCTCATGAATCCAGTATGCACTTTTCCGCCGAAGACATGGAAACCAACACTCCTGAAACGGATCAAAACTCTTTTGAAATTCAACCCAACCACCCCAATACTGATTTATTTAAATACACCAATGCCCTATACCGCGACAAAATTAGGGAAATGGACCGCCAGGTTGGGGAAATAATCAAGGAACTAAAGGAAGATGGCCGCTTGGATGATACCTTCATTTTTTACTATGGGGACCATGGAGGTGTACTACCGGGAAGCAAGGGTTACCTCTATGAAACGGGACTCCATGTTCCCATGGTAGTCCACGTTCCCGAAAAATACAAACACCTTGTAAATAGTCCTGTTGGCAGCTCCGTAAACGGTTTTGTAAGCTTTATTGATTTGGCACCAACAGTATTAAACCTTGCAGGCATTGATATCCCGAAAGAAATAGATGGAAAGGCCTTTTTAGGCAAGGATATAAATGCTGAAGAGTTAAACTCACGGGATGAGACCTATAGTTATGCAGATAGGTTCGACGAAAAATATGATATGGTAAGGGCCGTACGAAAAGGGAAGTATAAATATATTAGAAACTATCAGCCCTTTAATTTTGATGGCTTAATGAACAATTATCGTTACAAGCAATTGGCTTACCAAGAATGGCAGTCTTTGTATGACAAGGGAGAGCTCAACGAAATACAGTCGGCCTTTTTTGAAAACCGTTCGCCAGAAATGCTTTTTGATATTGATACCGACCCCTATGAAACCAAAAATCTGGCCAATGATCCAGAACATAAGGCTACACTATTGGACCTTCGAAACAGACTCAACACATGGTTAAAAGGAATGCCAGATCTTTCTTTCTACCCTGAACACCATCTGATCGGCGAGGCGTTTAACAACCCGGTGGCCTTTGGACAAAAACACAAAAAGGAAATTGAAAAATATATGGAAATTGCCGATCTAGGCCTTTTGAACTTTAGGGAGGCAGAAAACTCTTTAACCCAAGCCTTGGATTCATCCGATCCCTGGGAAAGATATTGGGCCATTATTGTCTGTAGTACATTTGGGGAACGGGCTATTGGTATGGAGGCAACAATAAAGGAAATCTCTACCATAGACTCGGAACTCATCAACAAGGTGCGTGCTGCCGAATTCCTGGGTATCGTAAAGAAATTGGACCCATCCTTGGTAATGACAAATGCTTTGTACGCTTCAGAAAAACCAAGTGAAGCCCTACTGATCTTAAATTCGATCGTGTTGATGACATCGAGCAATTACAACTATAATTTTGATATTGAGCGCGATAAGATGTCCAAAGTGGTTACCGAGGATCCTGAGGTTATGCGTAGATTGGAATTCCTAATCGTCCAATAG